One Desulfonatronum thiodismutans genomic window, GGTTTGACATTGCATAGACTTTCCGCAAATGAATCAAACAATCGCAAAAATGAGTCTTGCCTCTTTTCCATCTTTTTCCCCATCCATCCCCGCGCCCGAAGTCGCTCCTCTTGCTGTTGCGGGTGTCGGTGTCGTCGGTGGGTTCGGAGTCGGGTTGGGAGAACTGCGGCTGACACTGGAGGGGAAGCGGTCGCCGATGGTCGGCAAGCTCGAGTTTCAGGGGCTTCAGGGAACGGAAAGCGTCCCGGTTCTTCAGACCGATCTCGCGGCTTTGGAAGAATTCGTTCCCAAGCGAGCCCTGCGCCGCGTGGATCGTTTCTCCCGTCTGGCCCTGCTGGGAGCGTGTCTGGCCTTGAAGGACGCAGGGCTTTCCAGATTCGAGTCACTGGACAGGCCGGAAGCAAGGACGGGCATCATAGTGGCCACGGGCTACGGCGCGGCGGCCACCACGTTTTCCTTTCTCGACTCCGTGATTCACGACGGCGACGTCTGCGCTTCGCCTACCCATTTCTCCAACTCCGTCCATAATGCCGCCGCGGCCCATATCTCCATTCTGCTGAAAATCACCGGACCCTGCCTGACCGCCAGCCAATTCGAGCTGTCCACGGCCTCGGCCCTGCTCACGGCGCGGCAGTGGCTGGCGGAAGGTCGGGTGGAGAGGGTGCTTTTCGGGGCCGTGGACGAGCACTGCCCGGTGCGTGGATACTGCTGGTCGCGTTTTTTCGGTCCCCAGGCCCATCAAACCGTCTTGCCCCTGGAACTCGACCGGCAAACCGCCATCCCCGGCGAGGGGGCGGCGTTTTTCGTGCTGGAACGCGCAGTGCCCGGCCGCCCGGGAAAGTACGGCCATGTGGCGAACGTCGGCATGGGCCGCGAGGACCATCGAAACCCTGATGTTCTTTTCGATGGACCGGCGGACGGATTCACGGGGGGGGTGCCTCTTGGCTTGGACTCCCCGGAGACGCTCCTGCTGTTGGGGGCTGACGGGCACAAGGCCGCCGGTGCTCGGTATCGGCATGTTTTGGAAGTAGCAGGGCGACTGTCTCTCATGGTCGCGGCCTGCGCTCCGGCCTACGGCAGTCTGCCCATTGGTCAGGCTTTTGATCTTGCCGTCGCCGGCATGGCCATCCGGGACGGATGTCCGTCTTTTGCGGACCACATGTGGTACGGCAACGGTCGTTCCGGAACGCTTCGGGAAGTTTCCCAAGTCGCCTGCCTCAAATATGGTTCGGGAGGAGAGTATGGGACGATTGTCCTGGCTGGTTCGTGATCCAAAGCCTCGATTCTGGATGAAGACGGCGCTGGCCGTCACCCTTGTCGCCTTTCTTTTTTTTGAGGCCGCCGCGCTCACGGCTCGGGCGGAGTCGTCCACGCTCGGAGGGGATGAGCACTCTTTGCGTCCGACTCCCCGGATGGGATTGGGCCTGGGATACGGCTTGGCCTACGATCCCGGAGACGCCAGGAATTTCGCCCTGGTCACGGGGTTCATGCTTTTCGATTATGAGGACGTCTGGCCGCATGCGGCGCCTGAGCCGTTGCGCTTCAAGATCGAGGCAAGCCTGGGTGCCACGACGGAAGGCTCTTCGCGAGGCCTGGCCTCGGTGGGCGGGCTGGCCCTCTATTACCTGGACGGCCTGGGCGGTTCCGTGTTTCGTCCTTACGGAGAGGCCGGTGTCGGGGTGATGTACTCGGAGCATAAAGTCGCCGGGCAAGGCTCGCGACTGAACTTTAACCCCCAAATCGGGATCGGCGTTGAGTTCCCCGGCCAGGACCAATCCCGATTCTGGGCCTCCCTGCGTTTGCACCACCTCTCCAACGCCGGACTGCATAAGGACAACCGGGGCGTGAATTCTCTGTTGCTGATGGTAGGCTATTACTTCGATTGAATCTTTGGTCCTCCATCGGCTCCCCTAGACGCGGA contains:
- a CDS encoding acyloxyacyl hydrolase; translation: MGRLSWLVRDPKPRFWMKTALAVTLVAFLFFEAAALTARAESSTLGGDEHSLRPTPRMGLGLGYGLAYDPGDARNFALVTGFMLFDYEDVWPHAAPEPLRFKIEASLGATTEGSSRGLASVGGLALYYLDGLGGSVFRPYGEAGVGVMYSEHKVAGQGSRLNFNPQIGIGVEFPGQDQSRFWASLRLHHLSNAGLHKDNRGVNSLLLMVGYYFD
- a CDS encoding beta-ketoacyl synthase N-terminal-like domain-containing protein: MVGKLEFQGLQGTESVPVLQTDLAALEEFVPKRALRRVDRFSRLALLGACLALKDAGLSRFESLDRPEARTGIIVATGYGAAATTFSFLDSVIHDGDVCASPTHFSNSVHNAAAAHISILLKITGPCLTASQFELSTASALLTARQWLAEGRVERVLFGAVDEHCPVRGYCWSRFFGPQAHQTVLPLELDRQTAIPGEGAAFFVLERAVPGRPGKYGHVANVGMGREDHRNPDVLFDGPADGFTGGVPLGLDSPETLLLLGADGHKAAGARYRHVLEVAGRLSLMVAACAPAYGSLPIGQAFDLAVAGMAIRDGCPSFADHMWYGNGRSGTLREVSQVACLKYGSGGEYGTIVLAGS